The DNA sequence TGCCTTCAAACCGCCATGCGGGATCAAGAGCTTTACCCAGAGCTTAATATTTTGTAACATACTCAGAGCTGAAAACAGCGCCCTCTGTTGTTTGCAACCTAATCTCAACATTTTCATTCAGTACTCGCTGTTGTAATGGAATATTTAAAGccaacaaatgtcttttttttattttattaactgaAATTATATTGAGTCACTATTTTGTCTCTAAGAAATGTTTCACAGATTTCAGTCCTTCATTGTTCACTAAACGAATTGGCTACGTTTATTAAGATCTTGCTACATTTTTGGACTTATTTTGTACTGTTGACACTGATAAACATGAATAGACTTCATTATCCATCTCACAGCACTGGGAACCTCTGGAATCATGGaatgtttttaattgtgatttGGCTTCAGTAATAACTcatctgctttttgtttttgcttaaaGATGCTTCTCAGGTGTGTAAATCAGACCAACGACCTTCCACATTACCTGTTGGCCCTGTTGTCACGGTGATGGGCAGTCTGCAAACCCCAACTCCCAACAGCACAGGTGAAAGTTCACTTAACTGCATCAGCCACTGTTAGGAAATAGTATTATTTGttccattcaaaaatattgcagCTTAATTTCCTAGCTGTTCTGGTGCTTCCAGTCTTATTACATTATCTTCTTAATTAGCAGTTGAAGTTTTCTCAGTTGCCCTGGAATATTTACgtttacatttcttttctcaTCACAATCCATGTTGGCATACAAGTTAGGAAAGTGTTGCCCTCAGAGACAGCTGACAAGATTGGTGTCCATTTACATACTTTTGGCGCTTTCAATTAAATCCCATATAGGGCAATTTGGGGTTTTTACATGCtacatggaataaaaactaaGCTTGAACAAAAAAAGTGATGGTAAATTGTTGCTGCACTCCTCTGAGTGCTGTGTAAATTAAGAAGTCAAGTACAAAAGCAAGGGACAGCAGAGGTTCTTGCCTATTCGTCTTCTGTGCTGAGGCAGCAGTATTAAAATGCTGTGCTGTGCATTAAGGAGGCAGGCCGCATGCTCAAGAGTACTGTCAATATGCTCTGCAGAGGAAGCAATCGCAGTATTAAAAATTGGTTACTGTTCATGGTCTGCTGCGCTGGGCTCAGGAATGAGTGCTCCAATTGAAACATTATGTTGCTTTGATCGTCTTCATCTGTTTGCTGTATGAATGAAGCTGCCTTATTATTGGATCCTTCACATTATATAGTAAACACTGCAAGAGAATACcggttgaatgttttttttttttcccttcttacATCAGGGAGTGGCCCATCAGGCCCCAGCAGTGGCATCGCCTCCCCGGCTCACATGCCCCTGCCCTCACACTCAGTGCCAGATTTCTCCTATTCCTCCAGCGAGGATGAGTTCTACGACGCTGATGAGTTTTACCAGAGCAGCACTTCACCCAAACACTGCATAGAGTGAGTATAGCACCACTCCACCCCACTTCATtctagggctgtcacttttgcCAAAAATCAAGTTCGAACGACTTAAAGACTCataattatttcaaataaattccACCACCCCTCAGAGAACACACTCTCGGAGCGCACAGATGTCCCTGACACATAGATATTTATGAGCCAGCTTACAGAGAGTTGTGATTACTTTATGTACCACATGTCTCTCCACCAAAGTAGGGGGTTTACATCTGCAGATTGAAACACCCTGCTCACATAGGCTTACATCTCCAAGGTACTGTCTGCTGTGGCTGACATATGATATGGTAGGAAACCTTACGTGCATCCTGTGGTGGACTTCTACTACCTAAATAGGCGCTTGTGCGATATGTGTGGGTAATTACAGTTCGATCTTGAACTTTACATCCTACATTCTAAATAATATTGAATTTTGAATGAAAGGTGACAGCCCTACCTCTTTGCAGCCTACACTGTTCAGAGAGAATGTATTGCTTCAGCAATGTTGTAaccagagaaagcactcagagagtgcATCCCTACATTAAGGCTGCTCATTTTCCCACATCACCACCGAaatctattaataaaaatagataaatgaaaaatgcatcTTAGAGCGAATAAAAATCCCGCCGCATAGGCAGTTAAAGAGAGGTCTACAGCAAAATTGCCTGTGAAATCTTACTCAATTTTATCTTAATCTCTCCCCCTGCTTCCTGCTTCTTTTCCGCTCCCTTTTACCTCCTCTTTTTACCCCCAGTCCCTCAGGGCCCACAGCTGCCCCTCCCCTAACCAATGAAGAAACTGCATTGAAACGACCAGACACTACTGAGTCCCTCAACTCGACCATGTCCAATGGTACCACAGAAGCAGGTAAATGAGGAAAACTTATGCGATCTTTCTCCCAAATAATATCCTTTTATCTCGTCTTATCTCATCTCACAAATATAGCAAGTTACTTTTACCTCTTTCTCCCTTTAACTATGTCAAATTGATTTCTGTTGCACGTGGAAAAGCAGGGAACTCAATGCATTTACAGCCAAATAAGACATGTCCTCTGCTGTTGCCGTCAGATATGTTTGACAGTCATGATGACCGCGATGATGACGGGGAGGGCGAGTCTGTGGAGGAGCACAAGAGTGTCATCATGCATTTGCTCTCTCAAGTTCGTTTGGGCATGGACCTCACAAAGGTAAAGAGCTGGAGCACTGCACTAATGTCTGTATAAGCTCTCTCCCACTGCAGTGCAGATAATCCTCCATTTACTCACTATCATCATCTGTATGAACTGTTTCTTTTCAACAACCAGCAGCTTTAgttttcctccttcctcttaTTTCTCAGGTGGTCCTGCCTACGTTCATCTTAGAGAGGAGATCTTTGTTGGAAATGTACGCAGACTTCTTTGCACATCCCGATTTATTTGTAAGGTATGTGCCATTTCCACAACTCATCTGTTAGGTCCAagttattgtttaaataaaaaataaaaaaaaaaaggacatcaaAGACTGAAAACTGTGCCTTCTATCTGAATTCCACCAGTATTGCTGAGCAGTTGGAGGCCCGGGAGCGCATGGTACATGTGGTAAAATGGTACCTGTCAGCCTTCCATGCAGGGAGGAAAGGCTCAGTAGCCAAGAAACCTTACAATCCAATCCTGGGAGAAGTTTTCTACTGTCACTGGGATCTGCCCTGCGAGGCAGAGGAGCCCTCCCCACACACGGTGAGAACACTCGCCTCTGTAGTCAGCAGGGTTTCCACcctgtttttatgcgcattttAGATAGATGCAAAGTAGTGCAGTAGAAATAGTTTCAACAAACAAGAGGCCATTTAGAAATTACACAACTGAAACATTCATCCCATGTCTGCATTTTGCTGCTCTGGAAAAATAGTGGAAATGATTTATGCAGCActcgatattttttttttatacatctaATCAAAATTGACGTCctgcatattttttgtgttCATACAAGTATGGGTttaatcagtttttttgttattgttcaggAGACGGTTTCAGAGGGTCCAGTTCCGTGGTCTTCATccaacagtgtgtgttttgtggcagAGCAGGTCTCTCACCACCCACCCAGTGAGTGTCCAAACTTGTTTTACACGATTTCCCTGCCCTACAAGAAGccttaaagaaaaataacacctcagccatgactttttttgaaacTAATTTACCTTTCAAATTTGAACTGAGCTTGAGCTGAAAATTGTAAAGCAAATATGTACTGAAGTGTTCCAGTGTTTTGTGAAGGTACATGCTTGTTTGCTAGACTCTCACTGAGATGTTGCCGCTTAAAATCTCTTCTCTCTGCAGTATCTGCATTCTACGCAGAGTGTTTAAATAAGAAAATCCAGTTCAACGCTCACATCTGGACAAAGTCTAAGTTCTTAGGCATGTCCATAGGTGTCCACAACATTGGCCAAGGTATACAAAAAGACTCTGATACACTTCAAAGTATACATTTTTACACCCTCTGTTACAACCAAGTgtcgtgattttttttttaccttctttttTACCCCAGGTTGTGTGTCATGTTTGGAGCATGATGAACATTACATTCTCACCTTTCCTAATGGAtatggcaggtgtgtgtgtgtgtgttactgttgcTCTGTGTTCATCTATGTCATTACCACTTAAGCGCTGTCTGTTCATGAACGTTGGCTTCGCTGTGTGTCCAGGTCGATTCTGACTGTGCCGTGGGTGGAGCTGGGTGGAGAGTGCAACATCTCCTGCTCCAAGTCGGGTTACAGTGCAAACATAGTTTTCCACACCAAACCTTTCTATGGAGGAAAGAAGCACAGGATCACTGCTGAGATTTTGTAAGA is a window from the Solea solea chromosome 9, fSolSol10.1, whole genome shotgun sequence genome containing:
- the osbpl9 gene encoding oxysterol-binding protein-related protein 9 isoform X2; translated protein: MASIMEGPLSKWTNVMKGWQYRWFVLDYNAGLLSYYTSKDKMMRGSRRGCVRLRGAVIGIDDEDDSTFTITVDQKTFHFQARDADEREKWIHALEGTILRHTLQLREAETGFVPSVQDFDKKLAEADAYLQILIDQLKLFDEKIKDCKEDESRRKIENLKETTCSMVESIKHCIVLLQIAKSTINPVDGIYQPPLDTPVVNTTMPTQTTLPTDASQVCKSDQRPSTLPVGPVVTVMGSLQTPTPNSTGSGPSGPSSGIASPAHMPLPSHSVPDFSYSSSEDEFYDADEFYQSSTSPKHCIDPSGPTAAPPLTNEETALKRPDTTESLNSTMSNGTTEADMFDSHDDRDDDGEGESVEEHKSVIMHLLSQVRLGMDLTKVVLPTFILERRSLLEMYADFFAHPDLFVSIAEQLEARERMVHVVKWYLSAFHAGRKGSVAKKPYNPILGEVFYCHWDLPCEAEEPSPHTETVSEGPVPWSSSNSVCFVAEQVSHHPPISAFYAECLNKKIQFNAHIWTKSKFLGMSIGVHNIGQGCVSCLEHDEHYILTFPNGYGRSILTVPWVELGGECNISCSKSGYSANIVFHTKPFYGGKKHRITAEIFPPNDKKSFCSIEGEWNGVMYAKWATGENTVFIDTKRLGIIKKKVRKLEDQLAYESRRLWRDVTLNLKLKDIESATDAKHRLEEKQRAEARERKENEQQWETRLFHEDGECWVYDEPLLKRLVSQRQ
- the osbpl9 gene encoding oxysterol-binding protein-related protein 9 isoform X1 → MASIMEGPLSKWTNVMKGWQYRWFVLDYNAGLLSYYTSKDKMMRGSRRGCVRLRGAVIGIDDEDDSTFTITVDQKTFHFQARDADEREKWIHALEGTILRHTLQLREAETGFVPSVQDFDKKLAEADAYLQILIDQLKLFDEKIKDCKEDESRRKIENLKETTCSMVESIKHCIVLLQIAKDQSNEQQHANGLISTINPVDGIYQPPLDTPVVNTTMPTQTTLPTDASQVCKSDQRPSTLPVGPVVTVMGSLQTPTPNSTGSGPSGPSSGIASPAHMPLPSHSVPDFSYSSSEDEFYDADEFYQSSTSPKHCIDPSGPTAAPPLTNEETALKRPDTTESLNSTMSNGTTEADMFDSHDDRDDDGEGESVEEHKSVIMHLLSQVRLGMDLTKVVLPTFILERRSLLEMYADFFAHPDLFVSIAEQLEARERMVHVVKWYLSAFHAGRKGSVAKKPYNPILGEVFYCHWDLPCEAEEPSPHTETVSEGPVPWSSSNSVCFVAEQVSHHPPISAFYAECLNKKIQFNAHIWTKSKFLGMSIGVHNIGQGCVSCLEHDEHYILTFPNGYGRSILTVPWVELGGECNISCSKSGYSANIVFHTKPFYGGKKHRITAEIFPPNDKKSFCSIEGEWNGVMYAKWATGENTVFIDTKRLGIIKKKVRKLEDQLAYESRRLWRDVTLNLKLKDIESATDAKHRLEEKQRAEARERKENEQQWETRLFHEDGECWVYDEPLLKRLVSQRQ
- the osbpl9 gene encoding oxysterol-binding protein-related protein 9 isoform X3, whose amino-acid sequence is MPTPMSVFRSCMLWFYKRKARDADEREKWIHALEGTILRHTLQLREAETGFVPSVQDFDKKLAEADAYLQILIDQLKLFDEKIKDCKEDESRRKIENLKETTCSMVESIKHCIVLLQIAKDQSNEQQHANGLISTINPVDGIYQPPLDTPVVNTTMPTQTTLPTDASQVCKSDQRPSTLPVGPVVTVMGSLQTPTPNSTGSGPSGPSSGIASPAHMPLPSHSVPDFSYSSSEDEFYDADEFYQSSTSPKHCIDPSGPTAAPPLTNEETALKRPDTTESLNSTMSNGTTEADMFDSHDDRDDDGEGESVEEHKSVIMHLLSQVRLGMDLTKVVLPTFILERRSLLEMYADFFAHPDLFVSIAEQLEARERMVHVVKWYLSAFHAGRKGSVAKKPYNPILGEVFYCHWDLPCEAEEPSPHTETVSEGPVPWSSSNSVCFVAEQVSHHPPISAFYAECLNKKIQFNAHIWTKSKFLGMSIGVHNIGQGCVSCLEHDEHYILTFPNGYGRSILTVPWVELGGECNISCSKSGYSANIVFHTKPFYGGKKHRITAEIFPPNDKKSFCSIEGEWNGVMYAKWATGENTVFIDTKRLGIIKKKVRKLEDQLAYESRRLWRDVTLNLKLKDIESATDAKHRLEEKQRAEARERKENEQQWETRLFHEDGECWVYDEPLLKRLVSQRQ
- the osbpl9 gene encoding oxysterol-binding protein-related protein 9 isoform X4, translated to MSIGETHPEAETGFVPSVQDFDKKLAEADAYLQILIDQLKLFDEKIKDCKEDESRRKIENLKETTCSMVESIKHCIVLLQIAKDQSNEQQHANGLISTINPVDGIYQPPLDTPVVNTTMPTQTTLPTDASQVCKSDQRPSTLPVGPVVTVMGSLQTPTPNSTGSGPSGPSSGIASPAHMPLPSHSVPDFSYSSSEDEFYDADEFYQSSTSPKHCIDPSGPTAAPPLTNEETALKRPDTTESLNSTMSNGTTEADMFDSHDDRDDDGEGESVEEHKSVIMHLLSQVRLGMDLTKVVLPTFILERRSLLEMYADFFAHPDLFVSIAEQLEARERMVHVVKWYLSAFHAGRKGSVAKKPYNPILGEVFYCHWDLPCEAEEPSPHTETVSEGPVPWSSSNSVCFVAEQVSHHPPISAFYAECLNKKIQFNAHIWTKSKFLGMSIGVHNIGQGCVSCLEHDEHYILTFPNGYGRSILTVPWVELGGECNISCSKSGYSANIVFHTKPFYGGKKHRITAEIFPPNDKKSFCSIEGEWNGVMYAKWATGENTVFIDTKRLGIIKKKVRKLEDQLAYESRRLWRDVTLNLKLKDIESATDAKHRLEEKQRAEARERKENEQQWETRLFHEDGECWVYDEPLLKRLVSQRQ